Genomic DNA from Primulina huaijiensis isolate GDHJ02 unplaced genomic scaffold, ASM1229523v2 scaffold37407, whole genome shotgun sequence:
GCTGATTCACCCCGCTCTTATTTTCTATATATACGTGTGTAGAGACATGCATATTGTATGCACAAAAATACACACTGGCAATTGCAAATGATTGGGTTGAATTATGTCCTTATTGAAACAGATGTGACAATGCACAAAAACACACTGGCAACTCAATTCGTCTCAAATTACTCATCCTTTTAACATTCTTTAGTacccaaataaaaaatgataaataaaataatgggaCCCTTGTTGTTTGTCGGGAAAAAATCTAAGCATTTATGAAATGCATGGTAGTGCTTGGTATGTGTGTTGTGCTGTTGTTTTTTGGAGGCAATGGAGTGATTTTACTTTTATctgtgtatttttatttttgtatgctgttaaatttttaaatggcAGTCAGATGTATAATTTTAACAGCATCTTAATAATCCATTTTGGATCTAGATCcgaaccatttaaagtgggatcCTACTTCCATTACCATATTCGATCCAACCCTGAATTGGATTGTCTCCACCAATTTTTTGTAGACATCGCTTTCCTTCTGCTACTTGTAGTTCATGCAGATTAACTTatcaatataaattataaagtgAGGAAGAAGAAAAACTCTAGTTTCCTTAAGTTTGTTTTGTTGGTTTTAATCATTGCAACATTTATTTCATAGCAATAGAAGGTATGGTATGCACATATGGcagaaattttttatatcattcaaTATGTGTTTGTTATGTGATGAATACATTGATATACAGTGAGGGAAAAATCAAGATATCATTATTTTGTGCTATTAATTTTTCTAGTTGAATAATTCCCAACCATCAATGTCTACTAACAAAGACAAAAAACTTAGGTACAATATTGTAGAACAAGAAACCACTAACATACTTGGCAGCTATTTATTACGAGCCATATGTGCGAGCATCTTTTTTCTGTGGTTGATATCGTGATTGTAACATGGAAGCGTTAAAATGAGTGTCAAATTCAGTGAACAAAATTTTGGTATGTTCCCTGTGGTGATTATTTCCTGTTGTGAAACTGACAAGTGACAATACATAGAAAAGTCCATCTAAGGCTGACAATAAAAAGTATTCAAAGCTTTATTCATCTCCTGTTTCAATTGAGCTTTGGGCAAGCCTGATTTCCATTGAGCCATTGTTTTTAAGAATTTTACTATCTATCATTGAAGCTTtgcagaatttcaatccgagatGAAGTTGTAGGGTTTTAAGATGTGGAAATTTTGTGTATTTCATAGATGCATGTGTGGGTTTCGAAATTTGTGGAATTTGTTTAGATGATATGCGTGCTTCTATGGACGTATAAGTGGGTTTTTAGATTTGCTCTAGCTCAAAGGAATTTGTATAGAACATTTCTCATGCTCTAAACATCAGGTAACCCAAACAAGTTATTCAGGTGGAATATTTCTGCACAAGACCTGACCCTAGGTAATGCAAAAACATCGGGTTTTAACCCTTTATATCATAGGCTAAGTTTGAATAAAAACTACCAATTGTTTTCCTATATTTTCAATTTACCTGAGATTTGTTTAATATTTCCCATCCTAACTCTCTAAAATAACTTCTTGTTCTCTTACATTTAATTTCTCTAACTTCTACAGCCTATTTTAAGTTTATTCTAAGCAACATTTCTTCGTTTTGCCTTTTAAACTTTCTACACAGATACTTCCAGGGCATAACAGAGGCTGTTTCTGAAACAGAGCAACGCGGTGGTTGTGCATGCTGATGCAGATTTACCACTTGATGAACTCATCATTAATTTTGTCCTTGTGCGTGTCTTTTCTCTGATGCTGACACTTGATAGCTAGCTATTCGACATATGCATTTCTTTGAAGTTTGGGATGACCCTTTTCATTGGAACCACTAACCATACTATTTTAATAGGATTCAAATTGATTGGAATCTTGTTTTCTGACTCTTCTTCAAGTTTTGAACAGCTTAAGTTTCCTTGTCCCTAAATGTTATGGACTTGAGCTTTCAATTGTGAATACATTTTAGCTGAGCTCCTTGTTTGTATGCCATGATTTTATcatcttttaaaaatgtttgtaTTGATGTGATCTCAAAATACAATGCAACCTTTTTGAGTGGTTATTTTGCATGATTTAGTTTGTTCAGTGCTTCTGCATTTGCTGGGAATTTTTTAGATGCATTGGACATTTTATGGTACAACATGGATTGCAAGCATAGAGAGATGCTATGCTGGTTggagatatatttgaaattatctaACCTAATTTAAACttgaatatttttcttttatccaAATACtatcttattttatttctcatgtTTAATTACGAGTGGTCACAGCTTCTAGTTTAAGTTGGAGCTCAGAATTTATGCAAATGTGCTTGTTGGATATATACATTAATTGTGGGCTAACAGTGGTTAATGTTCTCTTTTGTCtcaaatttatcaatatattcCATATTAAATATcagataataatatatgatatagaaacgattttatgctttgaaaatttatttctatCTATTCTTCTTAGTCTTATCTGCTATATGTAtagttaatattaattaaagaatacATGACttttacaacaaaatacaaagtGTGATAAGCACCGTCGCAAATAGACTTTAGATAGTTTTCGGTATTTGTAcccttgtttttgttttatacTTTTATCTAATAAGCCGATAATTTTCCAATCTTCCAAAAAATACATTCCCTTTTCCcattttgaatttcaaaaattgttgtacTAACTGATCAtagcactttttttttttaacgaattcatttttaaaattgctCAACACTTTTGTGTAAAATATATTCTCAAACAAAAGTATATGACATATAATTCAACATTGTTAGGATCGTTAGAgcttaaaaacaataaataaattctagaaatttttttcaaaatatttacgtTTAAGAAGACTATCAAACCAGACTCAACAGTTATTAACTGTGGAAGTCATTTTCTCGATCGGACACGGTTAGATCATTTAAAAGTGAATTTCGAAGTGCAGAACTGTACGGTTGGATCTTAATACTGATATAATCAAATGATTAAGCTTTTAGCAAAGTAAACCGAATAAAGAAAAATGCGATAATATTGACAACACAAATGAATCATTCTACAaatcttcttcttcaatttaGCAAGAAGTTCACTATAAGACTTTGATTTTGCAGTGGTTTCTATAAACTCACCTCAATCTAGGACTTGTCATTTACCTAAATTGAACCTCCTAGTTCCACTTAAACAACATTACAACAACTGAAAATAATCCTCAGATTGGAACAACTCTCGAAAATGATTAAATAACGGGTTGAGAAAGTTATGAGGAGCTTCAGTTTAATCCTTAAAGATCAGTAGTAAACATGAACGGAAGAACGTTTCAAATAAGTgtgttcgaaaattttgataaaccGATAGCTTGTATACTCGTGAGGTGTTTTGAACAGTCTCAAATGAATGGAGACACTCTAAATTTATAGTTGCTCTTGATTATAACGCAACATTTTCAACGTTCGACTTTTGGTTTCTTCTGAAGTAAAATTAACTTTATCTTCGTTATTTATTAAATCATTGTACATTGTATTTAATGATTTGTTAAGGTCTTGCAAAAAATAGTGACGGATGGATCTGAAAAGTTGATCGCATGAGAGAATCTGCATTGCGGTTAGACTACTTGAGCTCCGATTTCAACATCTTTAAATACATTAATAGACAATAGAAAGTTATAGCAGTTAACattttttgttatcatcaaaatgaAAGATTAGAGTCtaactaatatatatattgttaaaatattatgaattaaattaattattcataATCAACTCTCAAAAATTAACCAACCAAACTGTATGACTTACCCGTAGCCCATTAAGAGCAGGCTGAGATCGTTAATACGACGACGTTTCACTTATTTCttcttaatattatttttgttcgtCCCTTCCATGAAATCCTAAGACGAGGAATTAATTATAACTAGGTCAGTTGAAATCCCCAAAGACTGAATACTCAGGCATTTGCTCTTTCCAACCCGAAATGGCTTTCTCCACTCGCCTCCTTTCCAGATCTACTCGCCAGGTTTCGTTTTAATCCCTTCTATTGTGAATTGATAGATCTATTTATATAATGAGCAAAAGTTTCACTAAATTATTACGTTTTCGTTTGATTATTGCTGTGTTACAGATATATGTGGATTGGAAgcttaaaatttatgttttttccAGGTGTATAGTGGACAGAGTATTCTAGTACGATCGGAGTATGCTGTTCCAGCTCGTGGCATTGTGAAAGGAGCTGGCTTGAATCCCCCAGCGTTAAAGGGTGATGGTGAgttctaaatttaattttttccacTGTTATTACTGTTGATTTTATGGTTTTTTTCTTGTGGAATCGTTGATTTTTCTATTCGGTAATtgtgtttagaatttttttttgaccAATGACGAAATGCGTATCAAAATTTCAGAATTCGTAAGAAAGAGGCTGAGGAAGTCTAATATGTTGCATCTTGAAGTTCTCTATTTAAAAAATAGTTCAGCAATTGTAACTTCATCGTTCTTCTCTTTTTAGTGTGTCATATTCTCCATGATCTATATTGTCTAATGTTGTGAAAAACGAGGGGACTGAATTGGGGCTTCCTGTGGTGATTATATAAGGCATGTTCAAGATTCTGGCGCATCATGTTGATTCCCTTTGtgtctttaattttattttgcagTGTCTAGGtttcatttcataaaatattatgctaCTTCTGATTATGTTTTTTGCACAATGACTTTTAACCTTATATCCTTCAATATGTTTTTGGTAGGCTTCCCTGTGTTTGTTTGAATGACTGCCATCTGATGTAAACAGAAAAAATCTTCAGTGTCATTATTCTCCCTCTTGTTGTTACTCttttttcatattctttttttACATGTCAGTGTCGCTTATTCCACACAATTCTCTGTGCTCATTGACATCAATAGTTTTACGTGCACTGGGAGTCAAGTTTGGTTACAAAAACTGGAAATATGTACACTTTCAGTTATTTTACTTTTTGTATTGTTTGGTACATCATTCAATGTGTGATACCAACCATGTTTGATGTTCAATCATATAGATGATAAATACCTCAGAATTCACAGTccattcatataataaaaacttaaataagTTTAAGTACTTGCATCAATCACGTGGGTGGAAGGGTAAGAAACAGCAGAGATCCTCATGGAGTGAATTTGGATGTTCTGAATGAAAATTTGGCAAAGAAAAATGAGTTAGTTATCAGTGGTGCTGATACAGAGCGTTGTCTGTTCAATAAAGAAAGTGTTGAGAAACTTTTCCTCTTGCTTTGGTTTTTAGTTTTATCTGAGGGTATATTTGTTACTGGTTTCCAGGAGTCTTAACTTCTGATGTTAGTCTAGTAGCAGTGTAGATGTATGTTGCCTTTTGTTTCTTGAAAACTTTGCTTTGTTGGTTGATCCTGTTAGATTCTCaagtttcttttatttatttgctGTCCGAGATGATTTTTTTCCCAACAATTATATATAAGTGAATGTGATTTTTAAGGTTTTCTGACTCAGTGACTGTTAAGctttttgatgtttttaaagtgagCTGCTCACTGTTGCACGTTTTTATGAAGAAATGTTGAAGGGCATTTTTCTTGAGGTTAAGAAGAAATTCGACACAGCCATAGGGATTCTTCGAAAAGAGAAAATTACAATAGATCCTGATGATCCGGCTGCAGTGGCTGATTATGCTAAGGTTATGAAGGCTGTTAGGGAAAAGTAAGATGTTGCTGCCTTTATTATTGTGAATTTTGAATGTAATGCCCTGATTAAATTTCCTTCCCTCTTGTCTGACTCATACAAATAAACCATActcttcaaaataaaaacttaagTGTAATCATTGATTTTTCATTCCATGGTGACTAAGTGCTGGGTCGTAGTTGACCGTCTATCATTCGGTATACTATTAGTGTAGACCCAGGGGCAAACGTTATAGAAACTAATGTCTGCTAATAGTTTGACCCATTGAGAACGTACTCTCTATACGGGTCTTTTTGAAGATACAGAGATCACTCATTAAATGTTTTTATCATGTACTTCCTAGAATTAAACCATTGACCAATTTTGTGTGGTCTAGACTTTTCGTCTTCTGCTGCATAATGACTCTCTCATCCTTTTATCCACTTTCCTGTGTACACAACACTTTTAAATACTGTCCAGGTTCTCTTTGATTTTAAGGATGTTACCATGTATAAATTTATTCTCTAACGCGGCTTCTCTCGTGTTTGTAAAATTCTCCCTGTTCTACCATCTAGTATAATTTGTCGGGCATCctgatgatttatgatttatccCTAGTCTTCTTTTGTTATCTGGTATGGTTTATTCTGCAGGGCTGATCTTTTCTCTGAGTCACAGAGGATCAAATTCACCATCGAAACACGGACACAAGGCATCCCTGATGCTCGATCCTATTTGCTGGCATTGAAGGACATAAGAGTCAAGTATGTTCTTGCATTAAATCTTCGATTCTTTTTCGTCACGGAGATTACTTTTCTGTGTGATGTCTGTGGATTTTTTTTCCTGTGGTCCATGTTTATCTCCTAGAAATGCTCGTAGAAATGAGCAAAATACCCAATTTTTAGATTCCCTAGGCTAAAGTCATGAGATTATGCTAAGCTTGTCGTCGAAAAAATTAGATATTCTCTgttgatatttaaattttcttaatgaaatttcggtgtgagtttaatatgaattttgttgTTCATTAAGACCCTTGGAACAAATTATATCCGCACTCTTTCGTGTAATCTTGATGACAATCCCAAAACATACAGTTTTTAAACCAAAGTGCTTGAACATGGTTCGTCTCTATGttgaggtgc
This window encodes:
- the LOC140968631 gene encoding probable ATP synthase 24 kDa subunit, mitochondrial, translating into MAFSTRLLSRSTRQVYSGQSILVRSEYAVPARGIVKGAGLNPPALKGDEMLKGIFLEVKKKFDTAIGILRKEKITIDPDDPAAVADYAKVMKAVREKADLFSESQRIKFTIETRTQGIPDARSYLLALKDIRVKRGLIDELGAEAMMMDALDKVEKELKKPLLRNDKKGMALLTAEFDKINQKLGIRKEELPKYEEQLEQKIAKAQLEELKKDAVEAMETQKKREEFQDEEVPNAKSLDIRNFL